The following proteins are co-located in the Pedobacter frigiditerrae genome:
- the thrS gene encoding threonine--tRNA ligase has product MINITLPDGSSRQYEKGTSAHQIALSISEGLARNVLAAEVNGEIWDSSRAIEADSTVKLLTWNDTAGKATFWHSSAHLMAEALEALYPGTKFGIGPAIETGFYYDVDFGDREFSSDDFKAIETKMLELAKQKEEFSRKSVSKADAIQYFTEKGDDYKLDLLQGLDDGKITFYTQGEFTDLCRGPHIPNTGFIKAIKLMNVAGAYWRGDETKKQLTRIYGVTFPKASELTEYLLMIEEAKKRDHRKLGKELELFMFSEKVGAGLPMWLPKGTALRERLAQFLTKAQVKSGYEQVITPHIGHKNLYVTSGHYEKYGKDSFQPIKTPQEGEEFFLKPMNCPHHCEMYKFKPRSYKDLPVRFAEFGTVYRYEQSGELHGLTRVRGFTQDDAHLFCRPDQVKEEFKKVIDLVLYVFKSLGFDNYIAQISLRDPENKAKYIGSDENWKLAETAIIEAVEEMGLPTVVELGEAAFYGPKLDFMVKDALGRKWQLGTIQVDYNLPERFELEYTGSDNLKHRPVMIHRAPFGSLERFVAVLIEHCAGNFPLWLSPEQYIILPISEKYEEYAKKVSDELNNSDIRGLIDFRDEKIGRKIRDAEVKKLPYMLIIGEKEMEEQKVSVRKHGQGDLGSMTLAEFSEIIIKEITV; this is encoded by the coding sequence ATGATTAACATTACTTTACCTGATGGTTCAAGCCGTCAGTATGAAAAGGGCACATCTGCCCATCAAATAGCCTTGTCAATATCTGAGGGCTTAGCAAGAAACGTTTTAGCGGCAGAAGTTAACGGAGAGATCTGGGATTCTTCAAGAGCAATTGAAGCTGATTCTACTGTTAAATTACTAACATGGAATGATACAGCTGGTAAGGCTACGTTTTGGCATTCGTCCGCACACTTAATGGCTGAGGCTTTAGAAGCACTTTATCCAGGTACAAAATTCGGTATTGGCCCTGCCATTGAAACCGGTTTCTATTACGATGTAGATTTTGGAGATAGAGAATTTTCTTCGGATGATTTTAAAGCCATCGAAACCAAAATGCTTGAACTAGCTAAACAAAAAGAAGAGTTTAGCAGAAAAAGTGTTAGCAAAGCTGATGCAATTCAATATTTTACAGAAAAAGGTGATGATTACAAACTAGATCTTTTACAAGGTTTAGATGATGGTAAAATTACTTTCTATACACAAGGTGAGTTTACAGACTTATGCCGCGGTCCACACATTCCTAATACTGGTTTTATCAAAGCTATAAAATTGATGAATGTTGCTGGTGCTTACTGGCGTGGAGATGAAACTAAAAAACAATTAACACGTATTTACGGTGTAACTTTTCCTAAAGCAAGTGAATTAACAGAATACCTGTTAATGATTGAGGAGGCTAAAAAACGTGATCACCGTAAATTAGGTAAGGAACTGGAGTTGTTCATGTTCTCTGAAAAAGTTGGTGCTGGTTTACCTATGTGGTTACCTAAAGGAACTGCCTTGCGTGAACGTTTAGCTCAATTTTTAACAAAAGCACAAGTTAAATCTGGTTACGAACAGGTAATCACTCCCCATATTGGTCATAAGAATTTGTATGTTACTTCTGGTCACTATGAGAAATATGGTAAGGATAGTTTTCAGCCTATAAAAACACCACAAGAAGGAGAGGAGTTTTTCTTAAAACCGATGAACTGCCCTCACCATTGTGAGATGTATAAGTTTAAGCCTCGTTCTTATAAAGATTTACCGGTTCGTTTTGCAGAGTTTGGTACTGTTTATCGTTATGAGCAAAGCGGAGAATTACACGGTTTAACTCGTGTTAGAGGCTTTACTCAAGATGATGCTCACTTATTCTGTCGTCCAGATCAAGTTAAGGAAGAATTTAAAAAAGTAATCGATTTGGTATTGTATGTTTTCAAATCTTTAGGGTTCGATAATTACATTGCACAAATTTCATTACGTGATCCAGAAAATAAAGCCAAATACATTGGTTCTGATGAGAATTGGAAATTAGCCGAAACTGCTATAATAGAAGCTGTAGAAGAAATGGGTTTGCCAACTGTTGTAGAGCTTGGCGAGGCTGCTTTTTATGGCCCTAAGCTAGATTTTATGGTTAAGGATGCATTGGGCAGAAAATGGCAATTGGGTACAATCCAAGTAGATTATAACTTGCCAGAACGTTTTGAATTGGAGTATACTGGTAGCGATAACTTAAAACATCGTCCAGTAATGATTCACCGTGCACCATTTGGTTCATTAGAACGTTTTGTGGCAGTCTTGATAGAACATTGCGCTGGAAATTTCCCATTATGGCTTTCTCCGGAACAATATATAATTCTTCCTATCTCAGAGAAGTATGAAGAATATGCAAAAAAAGTTTCAGATGAACTAAATAATTCCGATATTCGCGGTCTGATAGACTTTCGAGATGAAAAGATTGGAAGGAAAATCAGAGATGCTGAAGTTAAAAAGTTGCCTTATATGCTCATAATCGGCGAAAAGGAGATGGAAGAGCAAAAAGTTTCGGTTCGTAAACACGGACAAGGAGATTTAGGTTCAATGACTTTGGCAGAGTTTAGTGAAATAATAATTAAAGAAATAACAGTTTAA
- the infC gene encoding translation initiation factor IF-3, with translation MALGRPGFNRGPRPPFKKKEAEHNINQYIRAQEVRLAGDNVEPGIYPLAKALALADELELDLVEISPNAVPPVCRIIDYSKFVYEQKKKQKEIKANAKQTVIKEIRFGPNTNDHDFQFKLKHAVSFLENGEKVRAYVHFKGRAIVYKEQGEILLLKFAQALEDIGKVELLPKLEGKRMFLTLAPKVAKK, from the coding sequence TTGGCATTAGGAAGACCAGGATTTAATAGGGGACCACGTCCTCCTTTTAAGAAAAAAGAAGCAGAACATAATATTAATCAGTATATCAGAGCTCAAGAAGTTAGATTAGCTGGAGATAATGTTGAGCCGGGGATATACCCATTGGCAAAAGCTTTGGCACTTGCTGATGAGTTGGAATTAGATTTAGTAGAGATTTCTCCAAATGCAGTTCCACCTGTTTGCCGTATTATCGATTATAGCAAGTTTGTTTACGAACAAAAGAAAAAGCAAAAGGAGATAAAAGCAAACGCTAAACAGACTGTTATTAAAGAAATTCGTTTTGGTCCTAATACCAACGATCACGATTTTCAATTTAAGTTAAAACATGCTGTTAGCTTTTTAGAAAACGGCGAAAAAGTTAGAGCTTACGTACACTTTAAAGGTAGAGCGATTGTTTATAAAGAACAAGGTGAAATCTTATTGTTAAAGTTTGCACAAGCTTTAGAAGATATAGGTAAAGTAGAATTATTACCTAAATTAGAAGGAAAGCGTATGTTTTTAACATTAGCACCTAAAGTAGCAAAGAAGTAA
- the rpmI gene encoding 50S ribosomal protein L35: MPKMKTNSSAKKRFSLTGTGKIKRKNAYKSHILTKMSTKRKRNLGQTSLVSDADMGNVKRMLAIGK; this comes from the coding sequence ATGCCAAAAATGAAAACCAATTCCAGTGCTAAAAAGCGTTTTTCGCTTACTGGAACAGGTAAAATCAAAAGAAAGAACGCCTACAAAAGCCACATTTTAACAAAAATGAGCACTAAACGTAAGCGTAACTTAGGCCAGACTAGTCTGGTAAGTGATGCTGATATGGGCAACGTTAAACGTATGCTTGCAATCGGTAAATAA
- the rplT gene encoding 50S ribosomal protein L20: MPRSVNAVAARRRRKKVLNMAKGYWGSRSKVFTIAKNTVEKGLQYAYRDRKVKKREFRGLWIQRINAGAREHGVSYSQLIGKLAAKNIGLNRKVLADLAMNHKDAFKAIIDAVK, from the coding sequence ATGCCACGTTCGGTAAACGCAGTAGCTGCTAGACGCAGAAGAAAAAAAGTCCTAAATATGGCCAAAGGCTATTGGGGATCAAGAAGCAAGGTATTCACCATTGCTAAAAACACGGTAGAAAAAGGTTTGCAATATGCTTACCGTGACCGTAAAGTTAAGAAAAGAGAATTCCGCGGATTGTGGATCCAACGTATCAACGCTGGAGCACGTGAGCACGGTGTATCTTACTCTCAATTAATTGGTAAATTGGCAGCTAAAAATATCGGTTTAAACCGTAAAGTATTAGCTGACTTAGCAATGAACCATAAAGATGCTTTCAAAGCAATTATTGATGCAGTAAAATAA
- a CDS encoding methyltransferase, producing MERALRKTFQGVLNIIRFNWHFYVLAFVLIACLFTITVLFPNQFNWIGYLLIIGIILATTLSLVASYYIYDLSNLYSLNWLDDLEIKSGSHLLNINAGLDETSYLLKQKYAACSLTPMDFYNSAKHTEISIERARKAYTPYPGTSLIETTDIGLSLKSIDCTFVILAAHEIRDKQEQVVFFKQIKQALKDDGKIVVVEHSRDIYNFLVYNFGCFHFFSPRRWKEVFRNSGLALIQTKKITPFINVYYLT from the coding sequence ATGGAAAGGGCTTTAAGAAAAACATTTCAGGGAGTTTTAAATATCATCAGATTCAACTGGCATTTTTATGTTTTGGCTTTCGTATTAATTGCCTGTTTGTTTACAATTACGGTTTTATTTCCAAACCAATTCAATTGGATAGGCTACTTGCTTATTATAGGAATTATATTAGCTACAACATTATCATTAGTTGCTTCTTATTACATTTATGATTTATCTAATTTATACAGCTTAAATTGGCTTGATGATTTAGAAATTAAAAGTGGAAGCCATTTACTAAACATCAATGCTGGTCTTGATGAAACTAGCTACCTTTTAAAGCAAAAATATGCTGCTTGTAGCTTAACTCCTATGGATTTTTATAATTCTGCCAAACATACAGAAATTTCCATAGAAAGAGCTAGAAAGGCTTATACGCCTTATCCAGGAACTTCATTAATTGAAACAACAGATATTGGTCTATCTCTAAAAAGTATTGATTGTACATTCGTTATTTTAGCTGCACACGAGATTAGGGATAAGCAAGAGCAAGTTGTTTTCTTTAAACAAATCAAACAAGCGTTAAAAGATGATGGGAAGATAGTTGTAGTTGAACACAGTAGAGATATTTATAATTTTTTAGTTTATAATTTCGGTTGTTTTCACTTTTTTAGTCCAAGAAGATGGAAAGAGGTTTTTAGAAATTCTGGACTAGCGTTAATCCAAACAAAGAAAATTACACCTTTTATTAATGTTTATTATTTAACTTAA
- a CDS encoding DUF2071 domain-containing protein: protein MSFLKNHPFAVEAHFKSTIVLTYALPKTQLESLLPKCLTLDTHNDKWAFVAVALVQTENLRPKGFPKFMGNDFFLAGYRIFVRYTNNAGKNLRGLYILKSETDKKKMAFFGNIFTHYNYTATDIKLSETDENINIYSNKSDLKIELRKNENAHLPKGSVFEDWKTARRFAGPLPFTFTYNELNNEVTIIEGVRQNWIPKPIEVLKAEIGFIKQEKFKGALLANAFINEDIPYHWKKGKTEIWKGL from the coding sequence ATGTCATTTCTTAAAAACCATCCGTTTGCAGTAGAAGCTCATTTCAAAAGTACAATTGTACTGACTTATGCTTTGCCAAAAACGCAATTGGAAAGTTTGCTTCCTAAGTGTTTAACACTCGATACACACAACGATAAATGGGCTTTTGTTGCTGTAGCTTTAGTTCAAACAGAAAATCTCCGACCAAAAGGATTTCCAAAATTTATGGGTAACGATTTCTTTTTGGCTGGTTATAGAATTTTTGTCCGTTACACCAATAATGCAGGAAAAAACCTAAGAGGTTTATACATCCTCAAGTCTGAAACTGATAAAAAGAAAATGGCATTTTTTGGCAATATATTTACCCATTACAATTATACTGCTACAGACATTAAGTTATCAGAAACTGATGAAAATATAAATATCTATTCTAATAAATCCGATTTAAAAATTGAATTAAGGAAGAATGAAAATGCACATTTACCAAAGGGAAGTGTTTTTGAAGATTGGAAAACCGCAAGGAGATTTGCTGGTCCGCTCCCATTTACCTTTACTTATAACGAATTAAATAATGAAGTAACCATCATAGAGGGCGTTCGTCAAAATTGGATTCCCAAACCTATTGAAGTTTTAAAAGCAGAAATTGGATTTATCAAACAAGAAAAATTTAAAGGAGCACTTTTAGCTAATGCTTTTATAAACGAAGACATTCCCTATCATTGGAAAAAGGGTAAAACTGAAATATGGAAAGGGCTTTAA
- the bioD gene encoding dethiobiotin synthase, producing the protein MANNYFVTGIGTGIGKTIVSAIITEKLNADYWKPIQSGDLEQSDSLAIERLISNDKTKIHPETYRLNNPLSPHLSAKIDGIEIKLNQFILPETQNNLIVEGAGGLMVPLNNKELILDLIKYLNLEVILISQNYLGSINHTLLTLNTLKQHNISIKGIIFNGEANSESESYILNYTGISLLGNIPVLKALDKTSIVEAGKNINLF; encoded by the coding sequence ATGGCAAATAATTATTTTGTAACAGGAATTGGAACTGGAATTGGTAAAACGATTGTTAGTGCAATTATAACCGAAAAGCTAAACGCAGATTATTGGAAACCCATTCAATCTGGCGATTTGGAGCAAAGTGATAGTTTAGCCATTGAAAGGTTAATAAGTAATGATAAAACCAAAATCCATCCAGAAACTTATCGTTTAAACAATCCACTTTCGCCACATTTATCGGCAAAAATAGATGGAATTGAGATAAAGCTCAATCAATTTATATTACCAGAAACTCAAAACAATTTAATTGTTGAAGGTGCAGGAGGTTTAATGGTTCCACTAAATAATAAAGAACTTATTTTGGATTTAATCAAATACCTAAACCTTGAAGTCATTTTAATTTCGCAAAACTATTTAGGAAGCATCAACCATACCTTACTAACCCTCAACACTTTAAAACAACATAATATTAGCATCAAAGGCATTATATTCAATGGAGAAGCAAATTCAGAAAGCGAAAGCTACATTTTGAACTATACTGGGATAAGTCTTTTAGGAAATATTCCAGTTCTTAAGGCTTTAGATAAAACAAGTATTGTTGAAGCTGGAAAAAATATAAATCTTTTTTGA